The following is a genomic window from candidate division KSB1 bacterium.
ACATGATCATTGTACCCATATTGGCCGGACTCTTTGCTAATCAAATCCTGTATGGTAAAAGCGCGCTTGTCAAACGCGGGAAATGGCTGCTGCTGATCGGGATTATCGGCCTGGCAGTCGCTTTGGTCAGTATTTTAATTCGCGCTGAATTCTGGGGCGCATTGGCTGCACTGCGTAACGGCTCGATTATCGGATTTGCATTGATTGGTGTGGTGGCGCTGGCAAAATATGTGATCAATGCGCTGTTCAACGGACCGGAAAACTGGATGGACAAAGTGCTGCCTGTTGTTTCCATGGCCGGTATCTGTTTTATTATCGGCATTATTACCGCCCGGTCCAGTGAAAAACTGCTGTCCGTGGGACTGGCGCTGATTGCCGCGGCGATTCTGCACAATTTTATCGGTTATATTCTGGGGTACTGGCTGGCGCGAGCTGCTCGACTGGATGAAAGTTCGTGTCGTACCGTAGCCTTTGAAGTGGGCATGCAGAACGGCGGCATGGCGTCCGGTCTGGCCATGACGGTGCTCAAGAGCGCCAATGCCGCCCTGGCCCCGGCCATATTCGGTCCCTGGATGAATATTTCAGGATCCATGTTGTCCACCTGGTGGCACCGCAAACCGGCCAAACCTCAAGAGTCTGAACAGGATAAAACGATCAAGACTGAATCCTGAATATGTTCTGATGGGTTGATATAAAAAAAGTATATGTTCATAGTCCGAAAGGAGAGAACCATGATCAATCGTCGAAATATGCTGAAACGGCTCGGTATAGGCGCA
Proteins encoded in this region:
- a CDS encoding bile acid:sodium symporter family protein, giving the protein MKQLNLRRIAGLLAVMFLLIALLLWAFTDIPLAPPFVVGFFVCLALYFHQHHFLKKFAFTAWVFVFVSASLLYPAAFGSWFGFDLGILIVPLIQIIMFGMGTTLSVKDFTRVFTMPWPILLGIVLQFSIMPLAGLSIATLFGFEPEVAAGVILIGSCPGGVASNLMTFLAGGNVALSVTMTSCSTLLSPVATPFLMETLAGRLVPIDFVAMMLSILNMIIVPILAGLFANQILYGKSALVKRGKWLLLIGIIGLAVALVSILIRAEFWGALAALRNGSIIGFALIGVVALAKYVINALFNGPENWMDKVLPVVSMAGICFIIGIITARSSEKLLSVGLALIAAAILHNFIGYILGYWLARAARLDESSCRTVAFEVGMQNGGMASGLAMTVLKSANAALAPAIFGPWMNISGSMLSTWWHRKPAKPQESEQDKTIKTES